In Micromonospora sp. NBC_01813, the following are encoded in one genomic region:
- a CDS encoding AfsR/SARP family transcriptional regulator — translation MRIQILGQVSAWRDGVQLDLGPTAQRAVLGLLAIACGQPVGTTEISTAVWADRSPPPSARNVIQTHIKHLRRRLEPDRRPRAPSTVLRQVGNGYALCLPTSCVDALNFRERLVAAAGLHRCGDLDGAAAELEQALALWQGPPMADLPVLAAHPRVVALVEERHTALARYGEVMLGAGRAAEAVPALEEAAAAQPLDEAAQARLIRGYQAAGQRARAFHTYHRVRHRLTDELGVDPGPELTAAHTALLHDDEPAGVAKHVPAEAPRPPATRATGAVPAQLPADIPDFTGRVGELAQLDDILSAASGRTGDDVGLTGITVAAVSGTAGVGKTALAIRWAHQVRHRFPDGQLYVDLQGYDEAQPVSSGHALAGFLRALGVSGPDLPLDVDERAACFRSLTDGRQMLLVLDNAASAEQIRPLLPGSASCLVLVTSRDSLAGLVARHGARRIDLDPLPLDDAVALIQRLIGTRVAAEHAAATVLAAQCARLPLALRVAAEMAATRPGTQLVELVRELADQHGRLDLLDAGGDLRTGVRAVFSWSYLHLPDDAARAFRLLGMHPGPDLEPHAAAAIIGGRMPEARRLLDLLARAHLVERGHGNRYRMHDLLQAYAVDLAEQQESPMERHRAMTALFDHYLQTTAAAMDLLCPAERHRRPAVTGPVVSARPLADAAAARTWLEQERANLVASVVHTAGHGWPEHARRLVLTMFRYLEGAGHYPDAVTVHHHGLLAAEAIGDRDSQAHMMTNIAVVYGMQGHRKLVADHLQRALVLYRQTRERAGEARALGNLGVFHGQQGQYDQARTHLRQALVLLRETGEAHGEAMALGNLGWVHVLQGRYTEAAERLDQAIALCRRIGHRVGTAFALDSLGQLHARLGQFRESAEHHGRALAIYRDSSQPVGEASALVGLADALMQVGHPAAARDHYRQALTISAQIGDRTQQARAHAGLARAGQRLADASPPAPAGGHGPTPDDVRDHWRHALAHFSAIGAPEAELIRAQLAAADHGR, via the coding sequence TTGCGTATCCAGATCCTCGGCCAGGTCTCCGCCTGGCGCGATGGCGTACAGCTGGATCTCGGACCCACGGCTCAACGGGCCGTCCTGGGCCTGCTCGCGATCGCGTGCGGCCAGCCAGTGGGCACCACGGAGATATCGACAGCGGTGTGGGCCGACCGTAGCCCGCCGCCCAGCGCCCGCAACGTGATCCAGACCCACATCAAACACCTCCGGCGCCGACTCGAGCCGGACCGTCGTCCACGCGCCCCCAGCACCGTGCTCCGGCAGGTCGGCAACGGCTACGCCCTGTGCCTGCCGACGTCCTGCGTCGACGCGCTCAACTTTCGGGAACGGTTGGTGGCCGCGGCCGGCCTGCACCGCTGCGGCGATCTGGACGGCGCCGCCGCCGAGCTCGAACAGGCCCTCGCCCTGTGGCAGGGGCCGCCGATGGCCGACCTGCCGGTCCTGGCCGCACACCCCAGGGTGGTCGCACTGGTCGAGGAGCGACACACCGCGCTCGCCCGCTACGGCGAAGTCATGCTCGGTGCCGGGCGGGCCGCCGAGGCGGTCCCGGCGCTGGAGGAGGCTGCCGCGGCGCAGCCGCTGGACGAGGCGGCCCAGGCGCGGCTGATCCGCGGCTACCAGGCCGCCGGGCAGCGGGCCCGGGCCTTCCACACCTATCATCGGGTGCGCCATCGCCTGACCGACGAGCTCGGTGTGGATCCCGGGCCGGAGCTGACCGCCGCGCACACGGCGCTGCTCCACGACGACGAACCGGCCGGCGTGGCCAAACACGTACCCGCCGAAGCACCCCGGCCGCCGGCCACTCGAGCGACCGGCGCGGTGCCCGCCCAACTGCCCGCCGACATCCCGGACTTCACCGGTCGGGTCGGCGAACTCGCCCAGCTCGACGACATCCTCAGCGCCGCCAGCGGTCGCACCGGGGACGACGTCGGGCTGACCGGGATCACTGTCGCGGCGGTCTCCGGCACCGCTGGCGTCGGCAAGACCGCACTGGCGATCCGCTGGGCGCACCAGGTACGACACCGGTTCCCCGATGGCCAGCTCTACGTCGATCTGCAGGGCTACGACGAGGCCCAGCCCGTCTCCTCCGGGCACGCACTCGCCGGATTCCTCCGGGCGCTCGGTGTCAGCGGGCCGGACCTGCCGCTGGACGTCGACGAACGGGCGGCCTGCTTCCGCAGCCTCACCGACGGACGGCAGATGCTGCTGGTGCTCGACAACGCGGCATCCGCCGAACAGATCCGTCCGCTACTGCCCGGCTCCGCGTCCTGCCTCGTTCTGGTCACCAGCCGCGACTCCCTGGCCGGTCTGGTGGCCCGGCACGGCGCCCGACGGATCGACCTCGATCCGCTGCCGCTGGACGACGCGGTAGCGCTGATCCAACGGCTCATCGGCACCCGCGTCGCCGCCGAACACGCCGCGGCCACCGTACTCGCCGCGCAGTGCGCCCGGCTGCCGCTGGCCCTGCGGGTCGCGGCGGAGATGGCCGCCACCCGGCCGGGCACGCAACTGGTCGAGCTGGTCCGCGAGCTGGCCGACCAGCACGGGCGGCTCGATCTCCTCGACGCCGGCGGCGACCTGCGGACCGGCGTACGGGCGGTGTTCTCCTGGTCCTACCTGCACCTTCCGGACGACGCCGCCCGCGCGTTCCGGCTGCTGGGCATGCACCCTGGCCCCGATCTGGAGCCCCACGCGGCGGCCGCGATCATCGGTGGTCGGATGCCCGAGGCCCGACGGTTGCTGGACCTGCTGGCGCGCGCCCACCTGGTCGAGCGGGGCCACGGGAACCGCTACCGGATGCACGACCTGCTCCAGGCGTACGCGGTGGACCTCGCCGAGCAGCAGGAGTCACCGATGGAGCGACATCGCGCGATGACCGCCCTGTTCGACCACTACCTGCAGACCACCGCCGCAGCGATGGACCTGCTCTGCCCGGCGGAACGGCACCGCCGGCCGGCGGTCACCGGGCCGGTGGTCTCGGCCCGGCCGCTCGCCGACGCGGCAGCGGCCCGCACCTGGCTGGAACAGGAACGGGCCAACCTGGTCGCCAGTGTCGTACACACCGCCGGGCACGGCTGGCCGGAACATGCCCGCCGCCTCGTCCTCACCATGTTCCGGTACCTGGAGGGGGCCGGGCACTACCCGGACGCGGTGACCGTGCACCATCACGGACTGCTGGCGGCCGAGGCCATCGGGGACCGGGACTCGCAGGCGCACATGATGACGAACATCGCCGTGGTGTACGGCATGCAGGGCCATCGCAAGCTGGTCGCCGATCATCTGCAACGGGCGCTGGTGCTCTACCGGCAGACCCGTGAGCGGGCGGGCGAGGCGCGCGCGCTGGGCAACCTCGGGGTCTTCCACGGTCAGCAGGGCCAGTACGACCAGGCCCGAACCCACCTACGGCAGGCGCTGGTCCTGCTACGGGAGACCGGCGAGGCACACGGCGAGGCGATGGCGCTGGGCAATCTCGGGTGGGTTCACGTGCTCCAGGGCCGCTACACCGAAGCGGCCGAACGCCTGGACCAGGCGATCGCCCTGTGCCGACGGATAGGTCACCGGGTGGGAACGGCGTTCGCCCTGGATTCCCTCGGGCAACTGCACGCCCGTCTCGGACAGTTCCGCGAGTCCGCCGAGCACCATGGGCGTGCCCTGGCCATCTACCGCGACTCCAGCCAGCCGGTCGGCGAAGCATCCGCGCTGGTCGGTCTGGCCGATGCGCTGATGCAGGTCGGGCACCCGGCCGCCGCCCGTGACCACTACCGGCAGGCACTGACGATCTCCGCACAGATCGGGGACCGGACGCAGCAGGCCAGGGCACACGCCGGGCTGGCCAGAGCCGGCCAGCGGCTCGCCGACGCCAGCCCACCGGCCCCGGCCGGCGGTCACGGCCCGACCCCTGACGATGTACGGGACCACTGGCGCCACGCGCTGGCCCACTTCAGCGCGATCGGTGCGCCGGAGGCCGAACTGATCCGCGCCCAACTGGCGGCCGCGGATCACGGTCGGTGA
- a CDS encoding glycosyltransferase family 2 protein — protein sequence MVIPTYNKAKTLAECVRAVYRQTHQPAEVIVVDDASTDGSREIAAGLPCRLVCLPANRGVSAARNAGAAIATGDVLFFVDSDIALATDAIGNALRVLREYPDCGVVQGIYDAEPFVADGPVEVYKTLFEHYWRRRRAGVADATLFALTAIRRPAFESVGGFDESLRDAEDIEFGTRLPDRYQIRMCADVVGRHDDVDRLRPFLTEHVRRAVSYGGLLAGTLLGPGRRSVHRRTVPVPATADGATGARRPTSGIDVGAVVAMVCCVSTVATVPLAAISWWLLMVPAVPFVVFVGVDGGLFRFVRRRKGSLFMVYFLGMHFLMHTTQLTGMAVGFAAGVWRAARHRSTPAAGALR from the coding sequence GTGGTGATTCCGACCTACAACAAGGCCAAGACCCTGGCCGAGTGTGTCCGCGCGGTGTACCGGCAGACCCACCAGCCGGCCGAGGTGATCGTCGTGGACGATGCCAGCACCGACGGCTCCCGCGAGATCGCCGCCGGTCTGCCCTGCCGGTTGGTCTGTCTGCCGGCCAATCGGGGCGTGTCCGCCGCCCGTAACGCCGGCGCGGCCATCGCCACCGGTGACGTGCTGTTCTTCGTCGACTCCGACATCGCGCTCGCGACCGACGCCATCGGCAATGCCCTGCGGGTGCTGCGTGAGTACCCGGACTGCGGCGTGGTGCAGGGCATCTACGACGCCGAGCCGTTCGTCGCCGATGGTCCGGTCGAGGTCTACAAGACACTGTTCGAGCACTACTGGCGTCGGCGGCGGGCCGGAGTCGCGGACGCCACGCTGTTCGCCCTCACCGCGATCCGTCGGCCGGCCTTCGAATCGGTGGGCGGCTTCGACGAGAGCCTGCGCGACGCGGAGGACATCGAATTCGGCACCCGGCTACCGGACCGGTACCAGATCCGGATGTGCGCGGACGTGGTCGGGCGGCACGACGACGTCGACCGGCTCCGGCCCTTCCTGACCGAACATGTCCGCCGGGCCGTCAGCTACGGTGGCCTGCTCGCCGGCACCCTGCTCGGCCCGGGGCGCCGCAGTGTGCACCGCCGTACCGTGCCCGTACCGGCGACGGCCGATGGCGCGACCGGTGCCCGACGTCCGACGTCGGGCATCGACGTCGGTGCCGTGGTCGCGATGGTCTGCTGCGTGTCGACGGTGGCGACCGTGCCGTTGGCCGCTATCAGCTGGTGGCTGCTGATGGTGCCGGCGGTACCGTTCGTGGTCTTCGTTGGCGTCGACGGTGGATTGTTCCGGTTCGTTCGTCGACGGAAGGGAAGCCTGTTCATGGTGTACTTCCTGGGGATGCACTTTCTCATGCACACCACTCAACTGACGGGCATGGCAGTCGGCTTCGCCGCCGGTGTGTGGCGCGCGGCGCGGCACCGGTCGACGCCTGCGGCGGGGGCGCTCCGGTGA
- a CDS encoding endonuclease/exonuclease/phosphatase family protein produces MTSSPGTTDDVSTLHRAASEATTVSDVQPLPAAAEPTEEPSGVEESTGPGRWGRWWRRWLGRVFLTGSGLWLCYVLAHRALSGRVWWWVLAELIPPVMFLAVPLAFAVAAAGCRRTRRPAALLCAAALLAGGGLSGINLPGPLRPVQQVPGDALRIVSWNTLYWHPDGGAADFYQMLRDQQADVYLLQEYIAEVDGVIVPIDERDRLRREMPGYEIAIVGELLTLSRFPIVDQMPVEAVGLPPAPDDFTDFWHYQVLRTDLRVDGQVLSVYNAHVPVPLWVGGPSVFSRQFHDTIREQHQRRVAQLRALSADVAGNANPVLLAGDLNTTPAMGDLRRLPAGLRDAVSASRSLYPASWQAGQLPAWRLDWALVSDAVTVHRYEFGDARGMSDHLPQTIWMSL; encoded by the coding sequence ATGACGTCCTCGCCAGGGACCACCGACGACGTCTCCACCCTGCACCGCGCCGCGTCCGAGGCCACTACGGTGTCGGATGTGCAACCGCTGCCAGCCGCCGCCGAGCCCACTGAGGAACCTTCTGGCGTCGAGGAGTCGACCGGGCCCGGCCGGTGGGGTCGGTGGTGGCGGCGCTGGCTCGGCCGGGTGTTCCTGACCGGCTCCGGGCTGTGGCTGTGCTATGTGCTGGCCCATCGGGCGCTCAGCGGCCGGGTCTGGTGGTGGGTGCTTGCCGAACTGATCCCACCGGTGATGTTCCTGGCCGTACCGCTGGCGTTCGCCGTCGCGGCCGCTGGCTGCCGGCGTACCCGCCGCCCGGCGGCGCTGCTGTGTGCGGCGGCGCTGCTGGCCGGCGGCGGACTGTCCGGGATCAACCTGCCGGGCCCGCTACGGCCGGTCCAGCAGGTGCCGGGCGACGCCCTGCGGATCGTCTCCTGGAACACCCTGTACTGGCATCCCGACGGCGGGGCCGCAGACTTCTACCAGATGCTGCGCGACCAGCAGGCCGATGTCTACCTGCTGCAGGAGTACATCGCCGAAGTCGACGGGGTGATCGTGCCGATCGACGAACGGGACCGGCTGCGGCGGGAGATGCCCGGATACGAGATCGCGATCGTCGGGGAACTGCTCACCCTGTCGCGCTTTCCGATCGTCGACCAGATGCCGGTCGAAGCGGTCGGGCTGCCGCCGGCACCGGACGACTTCACCGACTTCTGGCACTACCAGGTGCTGCGGACCGACCTACGGGTCGACGGCCAGGTGCTGTCGGTGTACAACGCGCACGTGCCGGTGCCGTTGTGGGTCGGCGGACCCAGTGTGTTCAGCCGGCAGTTCCACGACACCATCCGGGAGCAACACCAGCGGCGTGTCGCGCAGTTGCGGGCACTGTCCGCGGACGTGGCCGGCAACGCCAATCCGGTGCTCCTGGCCGGCGACCTGAACACCACTCCCGCGATGGGGGACCTGCGCCGCCTGCCGGCCGGGCTGCGCGACGCCGTCTCGGCCAGCAGGTCGCTCTACCCCGCCTCATGGCAGGCGGGACAGTTGCCGGCCTGGCGGCTGGACTGGGCGCTGGTCTCCGACGCGGTGACCGTGCACCGCTACGAGTTCGGTGACGCTCGTGGGATGTCCGACCACCTGCCACAGACGATCTGGATGTCGCTGTGA
- a CDS encoding sporulation protein, whose translation MVFKKMLGALGIGAPSVDTVLSNPDVYPGAVLAGQVNLVGGSHDVQLDQITVSLVTRVEVEAAGEDHNAVAEFLRVGVAGGLHLAEGQRLSLPFQFAVPWETPITAVYGQRLHGMAMGLRTEVAIPGAIDRGDLDPVQVHPLPLQHRILEAFARLGFGFKGADLEYGRLHGVPQTLPFYQEIEYYAAPQYANGIREVELTFIASEYGVDVILEFDKRGGLFTAGHDSYGRYRVSHADADRVDWTTQVDAWVREALAQRQSFLGGYGQPTYGGGHHGGPRGGAGMGAMVAGVAGGAALGFAGGMIAGEVFDAFGDDDSGEEFAEE comes from the coding sequence GTGGTCTTCAAGAAGATGCTGGGCGCACTTGGCATCGGCGCCCCCAGTGTCGACACCGTGCTGTCCAACCCCGACGTGTACCCGGGCGCGGTCCTCGCCGGCCAGGTCAATCTGGTCGGCGGCAGTCACGACGTGCAGTTGGACCAGATCACCGTCAGCCTGGTGACCCGGGTGGAGGTGGAGGCCGCAGGCGAGGACCACAACGCGGTAGCGGAGTTCCTCCGGGTCGGCGTGGCCGGCGGCCTGCACCTCGCCGAAGGTCAACGGCTCTCACTGCCCTTCCAGTTCGCCGTCCCATGGGAGACCCCCATCACCGCCGTGTACGGACAGCGGCTGCATGGGATGGCGATGGGGCTGCGTACCGAGGTCGCCATCCCCGGCGCGATCGACCGCGGCGACCTCGACCCGGTCCAGGTCCACCCGCTGCCGCTCCAGCACCGGATCCTGGAGGCCTTCGCCCGGCTCGGGTTCGGCTTCAAGGGCGCGGACCTGGAGTACGGCCGGCTGCACGGGGTGCCGCAGACGCTCCCCTTCTACCAGGAGATCGAGTACTACGCGGCGCCGCAGTACGCCAACGGCATCCGCGAGGTCGAGCTGACCTTCATCGCCAGCGAGTACGGCGTGGACGTCATCCTGGAGTTCGACAAGCGGGGCGGACTCTTCACCGCCGGCCACGACTCGTACGGTCGGTACCGGGTCAGCCACGCCGACGCCGATCGGGTCGACTGGACCACACAGGTCGACGCCTGGGTACGTGAGGCGCTGGCTCAGCGACAGTCCTTCCTCGGCGGATACGGTCAGCCGACGTACGGCGGCGGACATCACGGCGGGCCCCGGGGCGGCGCGGGCATGGGCGCGATGGTGGCCGGCGTGGCCGGCGGCGCCGCACTCGGCTTCGCCGGCGGGATGATCGCCGGGGAGGTCTTCGACGCCTTCGGCGACGACGACTCGGGCGAGGAGTTCGCCGAGGAGTGA
- a CDS encoding glycosyltransferase family 2 protein, with protein sequence MSDPLVSVIVPNYNYARALKLCLSALRAQTYPNMEIIVVDDRSTDDSVAVAESYGVRVVSTSVNGGPSVARNLGAANANGEILFFVDSDVAAKPDAVANAVALLTERPEIGAVCGNYDPVPLIRDSLVEEYRCMQQSYWLIADEGRIYTMYTALLAMRTEVFREIGPFNPRLRETENADYGFRLASRYEIWLTPKVRGVHDHDHELRVMIRKVFTRTMLHIPMYAQNPTFPGGLRSGPRAWSSVAALLVILTAALPVLLGLWWSVLPLGAAAAFLACDWPMYRFVAARRNPLFVGYFAAMHFLLNVVMAIAAATGFASYLTSRAFRRLYDKPAQVV encoded by the coding sequence ATGTCCGATCCGCTCGTGTCGGTCATCGTGCCGAACTACAACTATGCCCGGGCGCTGAAGTTGTGCCTGTCCGCGTTGCGCGCCCAGACGTACCCCAACATGGAGATCATCGTCGTCGACGACCGCAGCACCGACGACTCGGTCGCTGTCGCCGAGTCCTACGGCGTACGGGTGGTGAGCACCTCCGTGAACGGCGGGCCGTCGGTCGCTCGCAACCTCGGCGCGGCGAACGCCAACGGCGAGATCCTGTTCTTCGTGGACTCGGACGTCGCCGCCAAACCCGACGCGGTGGCCAACGCGGTCGCGCTGCTCACCGAGCGACCGGAGATCGGGGCGGTCTGCGGCAACTACGACCCGGTGCCGCTGATCCGCGACAGCCTGGTCGAGGAGTACCGCTGCATGCAGCAGTCCTACTGGCTGATCGCCGACGAGGGACGCATCTACACCATGTACACGGCGTTGTTGGCGATGCGCACCGAGGTGTTCCGCGAGATCGGGCCGTTCAACCCACGGCTGCGCGAGACCGAGAACGCCGACTACGGTTTCCGGCTGGCCAGCCGTTACGAGATCTGGCTGACCCCGAAGGTGCGCGGCGTGCACGACCACGACCACGAACTGCGGGTGATGATCCGCAAGGTCTTCACCCGCACCATGCTGCACATCCCGATGTACGCCCAGAATCCGACCTTCCCCGGCGGCCTGCGCAGTGGTCCACGCGCCTGGAGCAGCGTCGCCGCGCTGCTGGTGATCCTCACCGCCGCACTACCGGTCCTGCTCGGTCTATGGTGGAGCGTGCTGCCGCTCGGCGCGGCCGCCGCCTTCCTGGCCTGCGACTGGCCGATGTACCGGTTCGTCGCCGCCCGCCGCAACCCGCTGTTCGTCGGCTACTTCGCGGCCATGCACTTTCTTCTCAACGTGGTGATGGCGATCGCCGCGGCCACCGGTTTCGCCAGCTACCTCACCTCGCGGGCGTTCCGGCGGCTCTACGACAAGCCCGCGCAGGTGGTGTGA
- a CDS encoding lysylphosphatidylglycerol synthase domain-containing protein: MTGTEPAGRWARWWRVANRILVAVFVGLLAIGLVSVLRTQDWGPVRELTTTLDPTTVYLTVAAAFAISCVGLIFGVLSWRAIFVDLGAKVDTWTAARIFFVGFLVKFVPGRFVALPVLLRMGKAVDVGPVRLASVFALSWSIVALTGLTVGIAAGPSVAGGGMWWLLAAALPVAVLLIRPDLLDRGIRLAARLLRRPAPQVSASPTGVRRAIVAQALSWIISGHHLWLLAVVAGAPPAGSYLVCVAGFALATVTGLLVMVAPDGIGVREAVLALALASVMPLPLASTVVLASRLVTVLSDVAVGAGGLLIAQYLHRRRQRSLAAVLSDPVTAH, encoded by the coding sequence GTGACCGGCACCGAACCGGCCGGCCGCTGGGCACGGTGGTGGCGGGTCGCGAACCGGATCCTCGTCGCCGTCTTCGTCGGGCTGCTCGCCATCGGGCTGGTGAGCGTGCTGCGTACCCAGGACTGGGGGCCGGTCCGGGAACTGACCACCACACTGGACCCGACCACGGTCTATCTCACGGTGGCGGCCGCGTTCGCGATCAGCTGCGTCGGTCTGATCTTCGGCGTGCTGTCCTGGCGGGCCATCTTCGTCGACCTCGGCGCGAAGGTCGACACCTGGACCGCGGCCCGGATCTTCTTCGTCGGTTTCCTCGTCAAGTTCGTGCCCGGACGTTTCGTGGCGCTGCCGGTGCTGCTGCGGATGGGCAAGGCGGTCGACGTCGGTCCGGTGCGGCTGGCATCGGTCTTCGCCCTCAGCTGGAGCATCGTCGCCCTGACCGGCCTGACCGTCGGGATCGCCGCCGGGCCATCGGTGGCTGGCGGCGGAATGTGGTGGCTGCTCGCCGCGGCCCTGCCGGTGGCGGTGCTGCTGATCCGGCCGGACCTGCTCGATCGCGGCATCCGGCTCGCCGCCCGGTTGCTGCGCCGACCGGCGCCGCAGGTCAGCGCGTCACCGACGGGAGTACGCCGGGCGATCGTCGCGCAGGCGCTGTCGTGGATCATCTCCGGCCACCACCTGTGGTTGTTGGCGGTCGTCGCGGGTGCTCCACCCGCCGGCTCGTACCTGGTCTGCGTCGCCGGGTTCGCCCTGGCCACCGTCACCGGTCTGCTGGTCATGGTGGCACCGGACGGAATCGGCGTACGCGAGGCGGTGCTCGCCCTTGCCCTGGCCAGCGTGATGCCGCTGCCACTGGCCAGCACCGTGGTCCTGGCCAGCAGGCTGGTCACGGTGCTCAGTGACGTGGCGGTCGGTGCCGGTGGGCTGCTGATCGCGCAGTACCTGCACCGACGTCGGCAACGGTCGCTGGCTGCCGTACTCAGCGACCCGGTGACGGCGCACTGA
- a CDS encoding glycosyltransferase family 2 protein, with protein MATPLVSVIVPSYNYASSLAVCLRAVAAQTYPAIEVLVVDDHSTDDSVAVAESLGVPVIALADNGGCGRARNVGVANTTGEILFFVDADVAMAPDAVAEAVAILEAEPQVGAVCGIEDPEPLLHDTLVSRYRGLQYHHWSASGEGNVTFLFPAMCAIRRRVYQEVGPFNPALKQTEEVDYGYRLSRRHQLRLTSRVRGRHDHDHQLLPLLRKLFHRARLRIPLYARARRFATGFETASRAWGSLVAAAALPALILPLSFGAPWSVVPAALFVASIAADRQMYALVYRRRGLGFLPFFVAVHFLVNVTITVGVAAGATQWLLSRPFRQLYDSTFPVEAAA; from the coding sequence ATGGCGACTCCGCTGGTCTCGGTGATCGTGCCGAGCTACAACTACGCCTCGTCGCTGGCGGTGTGCCTACGCGCCGTCGCCGCGCAGACCTATCCGGCGATCGAGGTGCTGGTGGTCGACGACCACAGCACCGACGACTCGGTGGCGGTCGCCGAGTCACTCGGCGTACCGGTGATCGCCTTGGCCGACAACGGTGGTTGCGGCCGGGCCCGCAACGTCGGCGTCGCCAACACCACCGGGGAGATCCTGTTCTTCGTCGACGCCGATGTCGCGATGGCCCCGGACGCGGTCGCCGAGGCGGTGGCGATCCTCGAAGCCGAACCACAGGTGGGCGCGGTCTGCGGGATCGAGGACCCGGAGCCGCTGCTGCACGACACCCTGGTGTCGCGCTACCGAGGGCTGCAGTACCACCACTGGTCGGCCAGCGGCGAAGGCAACGTCACGTTCCTCTTTCCGGCGATGTGCGCGATCCGGCGCCGGGTCTACCAGGAGGTCGGCCCGTTCAACCCGGCCCTCAAGCAGACCGAGGAGGTCGACTACGGCTATCGGCTCTCCCGCCGGCACCAACTCCGGCTGACCTCCCGGGTACGGGGTCGACACGACCACGACCACCAGTTGCTGCCGCTGCTGCGCAAGCTGTTCCACCGGGCCAGGCTGCGGATCCCGCTGTACGCGAGAGCCCGCCGCTTCGCCACCGGCTTCGAGACGGCGTCGCGGGCCTGGGGCAGTCTGGTGGCGGCGGCCGCGTTGCCGGCCCTGATACTGCCGTTGTCGTTCGGGGCGCCATGGTCGGTGGTGCCCGCCGCGCTGTTCGTCGCGTCGATCGCCGCCGACCGGCAGATGTACGCCCTGGTGTACCGCCGCCGAGGGCTCGGATTTCTGCCGTTCTTCGTGGCCGTGCACTTCCTGGTCAACGTGACGATCACCGTCGGGGTGGCGGCAGGCGCGACCCAATGGCTGCTGTCCCGGCCGTTCCGCCAGCTCTACGACAGCACCTTCCCGGTGGAGGCCGCCGCATGA